TTCAAAAAAGCCCAGATTCAGCCTTTTTGTCACATTCCAGCTCAGGTAATGGTTGGCAGAAAACTTAGTCGCATAGGTACGATCTGTTGTAACCTCATTTCGAACATCCTTCAGCCACATATAAGTGTTCGTATATTTTACTTTCCAAAAGGTCGTGTTGATTTTAAAATAAGGATACGGACTTGCCCCATCGCTTTCCAGCAGCGAACGATAACCGTCCCCTATAAAATTCCGCCCATAGCCCAACTGGAGATTAAAAAACCTACTGGGTGTATAGGTCAGGTTAGCATCGGCAGAAGGAAAATCATAACCATCAGTTTTAAACTCCTTGGCAATACCGATCCCGGGAATTATAGCCGGATTCCCACCACTGGGTTTTATCGAATTGGCATAACGGTTGTAATAATCGGCAAACCGCCCCTGGCTTTCATAAATAGTCGTGGTAAAAGTCAATTCCTTTCCAATAGCGCCCTGAACCTGTATTCCGCGAGTGTTTTGATAGGTATAACTCACATCACTCGGGCTGCTTTTACCGATCCTCACATCAAAAATTGGATTAATGGTCAGCCAGTACCCTTCACCCTGGATGGCTACGAGGTTTTCATTCCAGAATTTCCTGCCCCACCAGCCGGTTTTATTTTTCATGATTTGCTGGTTTGCTTTCTCCAAATCATAGTATTTCCCTACCTCAGTATAGGTGTATGGTTTTGACCCGGTGTGGTTATTGGCTCCTACCTGATTCATTGCGGCGTCAAAAGTGGCATAATAACTATGGGGAAATGGGATATTCAATTGGCTTTTGAGTTGTGGATTCTCAAATTTCCTACTGATTATACTATCAAATTCCGTCAATTCCTTATTGCGGTCAATCAGCAAATTGCTATCCTGAATCGTCACTGCAGGCTGCCTGGAAAAAGGAACCGGAGCCACCAGCGGAATTGCAATTTTTATAGTATATTTTGCATACGTAGCAGTGCCATTATAAGTCGGCGGTGCCACTTTAGGCAGTTGTCCAAAGACTCTTTTCGTCTCTGCAATAAGTTCGGGATACAGGGCATCTACATACAACACCCTAAAAACACCGGCAGTATCAACTTCAAATAGTGCCGTTACCACACCTTTAAAATCGTTTTCGGCTACGGTGGCCGGGACTTTGAAATTTGTATATACAAAATCCTGAATCCTATTATAAAAACAAGCTTCGGTTGCAGTGCCATCCAAATTTTTGCAATCAGGAAAAACCGGAAATAATTCACGGTCCTTATTATTTTGAGCATTACTATATTGAAAGCCAAAAATGATCAGCAAAAACAGGACACTATTCTTCATTAAAATGGGGGAAATTGATTTTTTAATACTCGCCGGAAGCTTCTTTATGATGAGCAATGGCTTTTGCAGCAGAGGTTCCGATTCGTTTTACGCCCAACCGCACCATTTCTATAGCTTCTTCATAGGTACGCACGCCACCCGCGGCTTTTACAGGAAGTGGAGAAGCATTTTCCAGCATCAGGATAATAGCAGGAACAGTAGCCCCGTTAGGAAGGCCATCGGCGGTCTTGTAGAAACCCGTGGAGGATTTTACGAAGATATCGGCGAAGTTAGTTTCTTTGAAATGAGCAATTACCGTATTTTTTACTAATGCGGATAACTGCACAATTTGTTCCGGCCGAAGTGCTGCCACCTCGATAATCCACTTAACGACCTTATGATGGGACAATCCAAATTCGGTACAACGGATTACTTCTTCTCTCACCTTATCACTGTTACCACTTTTGAAAGCTTCGTAATCAATCACAAAATCCAATTCATCCGCACCATCAGTTACAGCCTTAGCCGCTTCATCCAGTTTTTCAGACACTGTAGACTTTCCTTCCGGAAAATCAATCACCGTACCTACCAGTACCATGGATTCTGCCGCCATAACCATCTTCTTCGCCACCGACACAACATCGGGACGGATCATGATCAATTTGAATTGCTCGTCAATGGCTTCTTTAACGAAACCTAAGGCAACTTCAAAGTTCTTTTCATAACTAACTCCCGCTTGTTCAGCAGTTTTCAAATAGGTCGAATCTAAATAATGTCTGATATCCATACCGTAAAAATAAAAAAAACCCATCGAAACGGGATCTTTTTTTGTTTATTTTTTAAATGTTGCTGGCAGCGATCGAAATCCCAACCCTCGGTTTACTTATTATGATACATCCGGTACAAAATAAGAGAAGCCGCGAGACTTCCTGTAGTATTTGCCAAAGCATCCATAATATCTGCCGACCGGTTTACCGTAAGCAGCCCCTGCAACACTTCCATTAGCGCCCCATAGGCTACAGCCAAAAAGAAGCAAACTATTATATTTTTTACTATTCGGGCTTTAGGACTAGTACTCCTTAAAAACAAAAACCAGGCAGTTGTAAATACAAAATAAAATGTAAAATGAACATATTTATCAGCATTCGAAATACCGCCATCAGAAACTTTGAGGGTAACCAGGCTTAGAATTGTTATTGCAACAGTCCACAGTATAGCCGCCCCAAGCAGTATGTTTTTATGCACCAATCAGTTTTTTATACTCTTCATCAGATAATAAAGAAGCTACCTCTGAAGCATCAGAAATTTTCAGCTTTACCATCCATCCGTCTCCATAAGGATCAGAATTTACTTTTTCCGGTGTGCTCTCCAACGTATCGTTAAAAGCGATAACCTCTCCAGATAATGGCAGGAATAAATCGGAAACTGTTTTTACAGCTTCAACAGTACCAAAAACCTCGTCTTTAGCAAGTGACTGGTCCAGTGTTTCCACTTCAACATAAACGATATCTCCCAATTCGCTTTGTGCAAATTCAGTAATCCCTACAGTTGCGATATCGCCATCAATACTAACCCATTCGTGGTCTTTAGTATATTTTAAATTTGCTGGTATGTTCATTGTTTTTTAGTTTTTGGCAAATGTATAGCATCTTTCGAGAACTATAAAATGTTTTTGATTAATTTCCGAAATTATATCGCAGCGTAAACCCGGAGCGTATATTCGTTATTGGGAAAGAGGTTGATATTACCGCTTTCGAGAACGAATGATCATAATAGAAAATAGCCGTCAGGTTTTTACTGAAAGAATAATCGGCCGTGAATTTTATCGACCAGATATTCTGTCCTCCTGCTAACTGATTATTGTCATAATCCAGGTAACGCACTATGGTCTGGTTATTACGATAAGAGAAATCTGCTTTTATATTAATATCACTCTTAATGGTATTCATTGGATTATCGGCAAGACGGGAACTCATGGTCACATCTTTGATACGGTATCCTAATCCCAATACATATTCATATCCTTTTACCTCGGTCAGCAGGTTGTTGTCAAAACTCATCGATAAGGCACGGTCCTTCTTCATCTCCGCCAGGAATTTGAAGGCATTTTTCATTTCAAAATCGATTCGGATCAACGGGTTAAACTGCTCCACAAGGTTGATATTGGAAATAATCATCTTATTGAAGAAGTTACCATTCCCTGCATTATCCCTACCTCCCGGATTCTGATCGTACTCGAAATTCGATCGATACGAGTTGATGGTATAAGAAGCACGGTAATTGTGCTGTAGTGAAAAACGCTTGAATTTATCTTTGAAAAACTTATAACGCATCAATCCGGTATACTTCACACTCCAGTTCGGAATTGGAAAACTACGCATCGCATCCGTTGAAATTCCAGAAGCATCAGAACCTGTATAGGCGGCCAGGAAAGAAGGCAATAATACCGCCTGGCTGTTCTTTCCAAATCCTACTGGATACCCCACATTCTGGTCTCCCGGCTGGTCTCCCGGAGCATAAACCGGGAAGTTGCTCGTGCCGTAACGTTCTGTCGCCAAACGGTTCGCAATGATAAGGCGGTTTGTCCTGAAATCATCAAAAGCGGCCGATGAAACCTCGTCACTCTTAGAGAATGATGTTTTGATCAATACTGTAGAGATCGAAAAGTTACCATAGGTATACGGTGATCTTGAATTATACACCCCATCCATTACATCATATTGCTCTGAATAATTTTTAGAGAACGTACGATCGGCATTCAGGTCAATTTTAAAATCCGGGAATAGATCTACTGCTGCTGTAATGTTCAGCAATTTATTCGTCACCTGTGTATAATTCTGGTTGAATTCCTGGTAATTGGTCAGCCATCCGTTTTTAGCAGCTTCATAACGCACATCATCCTGGCTTCCCAAAATGAACCCTAAAGAAGGCTTAGTCGTTCCAAGGAATCCGACACGTGGCAGGAAACCTGGCAATGCCGTTCCGTTTGTTTCGCTATAGTTCACCTGTATGTTTTTCACACTCGTCACTACCCCGATCAGTCCGTCCATGAATACATTACCTTCATTCGCCACTGGTGCAGCTCCGGTGATTTTTTGTCCTGGTTTCGGTGGTGCAGCGGCTCTTGTGATCGCTTTTTTAGGTTTTTTCGTCAATCCGATGTACTTATAAAAACTATCCATATTCAACGTTGTATTCAATCGGTGAATATTCCCATTCTGAATCGTATTCCCTAACCTGTAAGTAGTACCATCTTCCAGTTCTATAGTAGATAATGCATCTGAAGAACGCTGCCAGTTATAATCTGCCGTATAGGAATAGGTTGATTTCACAAAACTGAAAACCGGAATTTTATTGATCGGCAATTCATAATTCACGATAATCTGCTGAATGTGCTGATTCGGATCTCCAATATTCCAATAGTCATCCCAAATACTAAAATCATCAATTGGAATATTATTCTCATCCAGGTAATTGCGAACGATATTACTTGTCGATGCGGTATAGTTAATTTTTAGTGCTTTGGTCAGGTTGTAATTGAAACTATATTGATAATTAAAGAAATAATTTCTTCGGTACAACGGGTCAATCTGGATACCCTGCACTTCCACCTGGCGGAACTGCTGTTTATTATACTGTCGGATAATGTTGGTACTAAACGAAAAGTTCGTTGGCAAATAATTAAAGTTGAAATCACTCAACAATTTCCAATAGCTGCTTTTCTTCATGAAAGCTGTTTTCTTGAAAGGCTCTACTGGCTTGGACTGGAAATTATAATTATAGTCCACTGACGTCCGCACCTGTTGATCCAGAAGGTTTTGCACTTCATAATCATGGTGTTCCGTTTCATTAAATGAATAAGAGAAGGTAAAATTCTCCGGATCATAAACCCGTTGTTTTTGTTCCGGCCCACGCTCTTTACGAACCCCAATAAAGTTGATGCTTTTCGTTTTGGTATAATCGATAGCACGGTTTTTCAGGTTGTCTTTTTCTGCCTGGTCTGCTGTAATATCAATCAGGTCTTTCAGCCTTATATCCTGGTTGAACGGGTCATATTCCGGTGTAATCGTTTGCTCCCCTACCGCATAATTGAAGGGTAAATTTACTCCCCATTTCTTAGGCAGTAATTTCCCAAGGTTTACGTTACTCACAATACTATATTGCTGGGTATCTTCCCGACTTCGTTCATTTGGCGTCTGTTCCAGGCTACCAAATCCAATCGTACTCATATTTCCGGTTGCGGAAATAGTGGCGAAATCAGCTAAATTAGTATCCATACTGGCTACTGCTGCCATACCGCCTTTGTTGTCCATATCGGCAAGGCGAAGCTCATTGAACCATACCTCTCCACGAACTGCACTCACCGGAGTCTCGATTAAAGTATTGTTTTTTAACCCGACCATGATATTCCGTACATAACCGAAATTTGGGTTTCCTTTGATACCAATCCTCATTTTTCGGGGTAACGAAGGATCCAGGTCATTATCATACAGGTAATAAATTCCATTATCCTGTGTTGGGATGGAAGCAGGCAATATTGACATTGCTAAAATTTTCAGCTTGGTCAATAAAGAAAGCTGCACATCCATATTATTATCTTCCGGCCATATATCCGTATCTACTGTCGCACCTTCTGCCGTTACTTTCAACGGTACCTCAATCTGGTAGAAATTCTGTGTATAGTCATTACCAAAACGCAGGAATGCCACCATTTGATCAGAACGCAGGCCATTTCCGGCTGCTACATCTTCTGTCAAAGCTTCCGCATGCAGGAACATTTTTAATTTCTTATACTGACGCATGTCCACGTTCACACTTTTGAAAACAGCCCTGGAATCTCCCGGCTCCAAACCATCTGTAGTCGATGATGTATTGCCGTCTTTACTGTATACTCTCAAAGCAAGTGACTGCTCATTCTGGTTGATCAAAGTATTGTTATTGTACAATTGCTCGCGGGCTACTCCTGGCGGCACCACATATTTAATTGGCAATCTTGATTCTCCGTTTTCCTGGATATTCACAGCCAATACATCAAATCCTGTATTGTCCAGTGCGTCAACCGGATCCGTTTCATTCGGGTCAAGGCTGTTTACATAACGTCTCCATTCGCCACGTACCAAGTCCAAAGCCCCAAAACGCAACGTAATACGATCACTGAATCCGGTTAGGAACATCCTCATAAAGCTGATGGAACGGAAATCGGAAATTTCACCCTGGGCATCTGCCGGGGTTACTTCCTGGATTGGAATTTTAAACTGGATCCATCGGGTAGCAGTTGTTCCTCCTGACGGAAGGCTCGCTACGGTTTCACGGATATCAGTTACATAACGATCGGCTACGGTTAAGTTAGGACGGATCGCAATATTGAATTTATAATACGCATCAATAGTATTCATGGTATTATCGCGGTTGATATCTTCTGTATCCGGTAAGGTAGTCGATCCCCGCGTATTGTTATTCAGGTTTACCGGCGAGTTGCCTTCTACCCCATTGTATCTTTTATATCGATCAATAATATTACCCTGTGCACTCAGGTAAAATTCATAATTATCCTGTGAAGGGTCATCCCCGGCAAAAGCGGGAAACTTAGCCGATTCTTCGGCATCATTCAGTCCGTCAAAACCAACATCCTGCGCCACACGGTTTCCTTCATTGGTATCAAAAGCATAAATCAGGGATTGAGATGCCGGCACTTTACCCCAAATTGTAGGAATGGTAGCCTGGTTGGATCCCGCTTCCGGCAATCCATTTTCATACATCTTTTGTCCGTCTTTCAATATATCTTCCGAAATCTTACCAAGGTTAAAGGTCAGGGTCCCACTATCTGTAGGATTGTCCGCTGTTAAATCGGTGGAGTAAAATGGGTCCATCATCCAAAACTGGATGTATTCCACATTCGCCTGTTCAAAGTTGGTCGAATTGACCGCCCGCATAATACCTGCCCAGTTATTCTGTGGATTCGCAGCATAGGCCGTATTGTAATTATAAGGGCCTCGCTCCGCAGGATAATAGGTAAGGTCTAACGTTGGGATTACCGTAGTCTGTCCCTGAGCGATATCAACATTTGGAAATAATTCCTGGCTGTAAATTCTTCGGGTACGGTTTTGGGAGATATCAGAATCAGAGATACCACTTGGCCTTTGCCCTGCATAAAAGGTAGGATCAATCGTATACCAGGATAACTTTCCACGACGGAATCCATCTTCGATACCGTAATTTCCTTCCGCTACACCAAAACCAATCGGTGTACTGGCAAGGCTCCAGGCATTCGGGGAACGCATGTCAATAGTCGTCTGTGATCCTTCAAAGTCATCTACATATACTGTCGCTTCCCCTTCAAATTTATCCGCTTTTGGCGTATTCGGTTTCAGGTAGGCTACTTCCCCACGGATGGAGAAATTCGATGGCACATCAGTATCAATGTTCGGCAGTTTATTTACCAGTCTGGTTAAAAAAGGAACTTCGGTAGAATAGTTCATATTGAACCCGTAAATCGTATTGTTAACCGATTCCTGCCCGTAGTTTGATTTTTGGGTAAATGGTTTTTCAGTCATTTTCAGGAAAGTCGCCCCAATAAGGAACTTATCCGAAAATTTATGCTCAATATTGAATCCGGCAAATCTACGTGTCTGCTGACCAAAAGTAGAATTATTTTCCAGGGATACTTCAATAGGCGTGTTGGAATTTTGCAATGACGGATCCAAAATCTGCACTTTACCCAATTGGTAATTTACAGTATAGTCTACTCCTTCAATCAATACCCTTCCGCCTGTCGTCACCACAACAGATCCCTGTGGCACATTAAAAGCACCAATCGAGATTCCATCGCCTCCGGAAGATTTATACTTTCCTTTTAACTGGAACTTGTTTTTATCACTATCCTGCAAAGCAGCAGTCTGCGTATCGCGGTATAATTTCTTGTATACATATTTTGCCTGGTTGGCATTATAAGACACCGTATTCTCATAATCCTCTGAAGTGGCTGTCGAAGGATCGGATAATTTATCAAACAAATGCTCTCCAAATGGTTCTACAGTCGTAAATATAATCCGCCCGTTTTGTACGTCAACCGTCAGGCCCGGCACAAAATCGAAGAAACCATCCCCGTTATACTGAGGGTCATTGGTATAATTCAAACGGTCTACATTAAATACTTTCAACAGTGGCGTATTGTAACGGGTTTCGATATTTGGCGAAACCGGAGGCGTTACGATACTTCCTGCTACCGGGGTAATATAATTCAACGGTGAAGGATCGGTGTAAAGGATATTGAATTTAAAATCTTCCCGTTCCAACTGGTAAGCGTTTGGAATCTGGTAGATATTTTTCATCATCAAATTCCAGGTCGGCTGCACAAACATATTATTGGCTCCGGCCTGTCTTACACTGGTCAGGTTACTTTTTAGCATTTTCAGGATCAAACTCTGCGTCAGTGGAATGTCTGTTCCTGGAGTCACTTGTGTAGCATCGATACCGTCAGTACCAAATTCCCCAACCTGGTAGACATCACCACCAATAGTATACTGATAGGCTACTGCCAGTACTTCATCATTCGACAACCTTTGGGTTAACGAAAGGTACCCTAACTGTGGATGGTAGGTATATTCATTCGGTGACAGTTTTCGGGCGTTTTCAAGCTTGGCATAATCGATCCCTTCACTGGCGGTAACCCCATTGGTAAAACCGGCACCTGCTGTTGCAATTTGACGTACGGCTGAACTCAGGATACCATTCCCTGTTGTGATTAATGCCGGGTCATATTTGTTATTGCTATTTTTTGTCGGCGTATCGGCCTGAACACCTGGGGTAAAAAACCCACCTCCGGCATTCAGTGAAGCATACCCCACTACTTGCCTGTTGTCTGTAGCACTGGATAAAGGCGATTCCCCTAAATCCTGGATCGCCACAATATTTCTTAAACTGTTATCGGTAGTGCTCACCCGGTTCTGGCGGTTGGTTACCCAAACTTCCATACGCGTGATTTGTACCCTGCTGTCGATCAGTGGATAATTCTTTAATGAAGCATCATATTTATCCCGGAAGTACTGGGATAAGAAGTAGTGCCTGTCAGCATCGTATTCCAACGCAAAAAGCTCAAACTCCTGGATTGCGCCACCACCTTGTGCCGTTACGGTCTTCGTTTGTGATTTCTGTTCAGAGAAAACACCCGTAATGGTCGTTTTACCAAACTGGAATTGTGCTTTTACCCCAAACAAACTTTGCGCTCCACGGATCAGGGCGCTGTTTAAGGGAAGGCTTACGTTACCTACCTCTATCTTTTGCAGTATGTTATCCTCAGTAGGCGCATATTCCATCTTAATCAGGTTCTGGAAGGCAAATGTAGATTCGGTATCATAATTGGCATTCACTTTCAGGCGGGTACCTACTTTACCCATAAGGCTCATACTGATCCTCTGGTCAAAGTCAAATGCGGTATTGGTCCTGTTTCTGGGTGATAATGCCGGGTTATCCTGTTTGGTATAGCGGACACCAAGATCGAGCTCTACCGATCCGGTTGGCTTCACATCAATAGTATTACTTCCAAAAATGCTTTCGAAAAATCCGGAATTGATATAATACCGGGGCAAGAGGTCCTTTTTTGTATCGGCAGTACCTTCTTTCTTACCGTCGATAGCATCGGATTTTTTACGGTAATAGTCCCGCATCGATTCCCGCATCACCAGCTCTTCATATTCAGCAGGTGTTAAAATAATCGGGTAGTTGATGTTAAAACCATCAACGGTATTCGTGTAGATATAACGGTTGGTCACCGGATCATAAGTATAAGCTTCAATGATACTGGCCGGGTTTTTAATTTCCACCTTACCGGTATCATACCCTGTTTTAATTGAATCCTTTTCTTCTTCGTCCACCTGCGCCTGGGCAGTAAGATTAAACAATAGAAACAGGAGGAACAGGCTGTATTTCTTTAAGTTTTCAAGGCTATCCATGTAATATTTTTTCAAAAACTATAAATTTTTTAATGCTTGTTTGATGATGGTTTCTACAGTAGCAGTCGGGTTTTCTTTAACAAATTTTTCTACGAATTTTTCGGATAATTTTTTGTTAAACCCTAAAACCTCCAAGGCAGATAACGCTTCATCTCGGTTAGTATTGTTGTGGAATGACGAAACTTCATCCAAATCATAAACTTTTAACACTTTATCCTTCAAATCGAGGATAACACGTTGTGCTATTTTGCTGCCAATTCCCTTAATGGACTGGATAGTAGCGACATCGGCAACTGCAATTGCCTGTATAATTTGCTGGGGAGCAATAGAAGAAAGCATGGTACGTGCAATATTGGCACCAATACCCGAAACGGATAACAAGAGCTTAAAGATCTCCCGTTCGGATTTTTCCATAAAACCAAAAAGTGTATGCGCATCTTCTTTAATTTGAAGATGCGTATACAATTTTATACTTTCTGAATCGGGGAGTAACGAATACGTATGTAATGAAATATTAATCTGATATCCTACTCCATTGCAGTCAATTACGACGTCGGTAGGTGTTTTTTCTATTAATCTTCCTTGTAGGTGTGCAATCATCGTGTTTTTATCTGGTCATCAAAAGTAACAAAAAGTTTTAATGAAAACACGTATAACGATGATTTACATAATTATTCGTTAAAATAGTTTTTATTTACGTTAAAGAGACTTGTTTACTGCGTTTCTCTTTTTCCTGGGCATCTACAACCGCTACTGCAGCCATATTTACCATTTCTTCCACACTGGCACCCAGTTGGAAAATATGAACCGGTTTATTCATACCCAGCATAATTGGCCCGATAGAATCTACCTTATTCAATTCTTTTAGCATTTTATAGGTAATATTCGCCGATTCTAAATTCGGGAATATCAGTGTGTTTACTTTTTTACCGGCCAGTTTCGAAAATGGGAATTTCGATTTCAGCATGTCCGGGTTCAATGCAAAATCGGTTTGGATCTCACCATCAATAACCAGGTCCGGATAATATTTGTGCAGGTATGAAACAGCTTCACTTACTTTTTTGGCACTTGGGTCACTGGATGATCCAAAGTTCGAGAAGGACACCATTGCGATCACAGGCTCCATACCAAACATCTTCACCGTTTTAGCAGTCATCAGGGCAATTTTTGCCAGGTCATCTGCAGAAGGATTCGGGTTGATTGCCGTATCGGACAAGAACATAGGCCCTCTTTGCGTCATCATCATATTGGTCGTTGCAATCCTGGAAATTCCGGATGCTTTCCCGATCAGCTGCATCATTGGTTTTACTACTGAAGGATAACTACGGGAATACCCGGTTACCAAAGCATCGGCTTCTCCTTCGTTTACCATCATCGCAGCAAAATAATTCCGCTCCCGCATCCATTTTTGGGCATCCAGCAG
The Flavobacterium kingsejongi genome window above contains:
- a CDS encoding gliding motility protein RemB, with the translated sequence MKNSVLFLLIIFGFQYSNAQNNKDRELFPVFPDCKNLDGTATEACFYNRIQDFVYTNFKVPATVAENDFKGVVTALFEVDTAGVFRVLYVDALYPELIAETKRVFGQLPKVAPPTYNGTATYAKYTIKIAIPLVAPVPFSRQPAVTIQDSNLLIDRNKELTEFDSIISRKFENPQLKSQLNIPFPHSYYATFDAAMNQVGANNHTGSKPYTYTEVGKYYDLEKANQQIMKNKTGWWGRKFWNENLVAIQGEGYWLTINPIFDVRIGKSSPSDVSYTYQNTRGIQVQGAIGKELTFTTTIYESQGRFADYYNRYANSIKPSGGNPAIIPGIGIAKEFKTDGYDFPSADANLTYTPSRFFNLQLGYGRNFIGDGYRSLLESDGASPYPYFKINTTFWKVKYTNTYMWLKDVRNEVTTDRTYATKFSANHYLSWNVTKRLNLGFFESVVWSNSNDRGFDVNFVNPIIFYRSVEFSSSSKSGNALLGMTGKYKINNQMNVYGQFLLDEFSVGDITGGQQSWKNKYGYQLGAKYYDAFRVKNLLLQLEYNHVRPYVYQHSNILTNYGHNNQSLGHQWGGNFKELVAIARYHKGRWSADAKFTVGKRGLDFDTATDSLNYGGNPYKNYNDNRPYDTGVKVGQGNTTNVFIADLQTAYLINPTTNIKVFASLIYRNFDPLANNPLNFKETTTWFSLGIRADIFNMYYDF
- the deoC gene encoding deoxyribose-phosphate aldolase, with translation MDIRHYLDSTYLKTAEQAGVSYEKNFEVALGFVKEAIDEQFKLIMIRPDVVSVAKKMVMAAESMVLVGTVIDFPEGKSTVSEKLDEAAKAVTDGADELDFVIDYEAFKSGNSDKVREEVIRCTEFGLSHHKVVKWIIEVAALRPEQIVQLSALVKNTVIAHFKETNFADIFVKSSTGFYKTADGLPNGATVPAIILMLENASPLPVKAAGGVRTYEEAIEMVRLGVKRIGTSAAKAIAHHKEASGEY
- a CDS encoding VanZ family protein; this translates as MHKNILLGAAILWTVAITILSLVTLKVSDGGISNADKYVHFTFYFVFTTAWFLFLRSTSPKARIVKNIIVCFFLAVAYGALMEVLQGLLTVNRSADIMDALANTTGSLAASLILYRMYHNK
- the gcvH gene encoding glycine cleavage system protein GcvH, translating into MNIPANLKYTKDHEWVSIDGDIATVGITEFAQSELGDIVYVEVETLDQSLAKDEVFGTVEAVKTVSDLFLPLSGEVIAFNDTLESTPEKVNSDPYGDGWMVKLKISDASEVASLLSDEEYKKLIGA
- the sprA gene encoding cell surface protein SprA, which encodes MDSLENLKKYSLFLLFLLFNLTAQAQVDEEEKDSIKTGYDTGKVEIKNPASIIEAYTYDPVTNRYIYTNTVDGFNINYPIILTPAEYEELVMRESMRDYYRKKSDAIDGKKEGTADTKKDLLPRYYINSGFFESIFGSNTIDVKPTGSVELDLGVRYTKQDNPALSPRNRTNTAFDFDQRISMSLMGKVGTRLKVNANYDTESTFAFQNLIKMEYAPTEDNILQKIEVGNVSLPLNSALIRGAQSLFGVKAQFQFGKTTITGVFSEQKSQTKTVTAQGGGAIQEFELFALEYDADRHYFLSQYFRDKYDASLKNYPLIDSRVQITRMEVWVTNRQNRVSTTDNSLRNIVAIQDLGESPLSSATDNRQVVGYASLNAGGGFFTPGVQADTPTKNSNNKYDPALITTGNGILSSAVRQIATAGAGFTNGVTASEGIDYAKLENARKLSPNEYTYHPQLGYLSLTQRLSNDEVLAVAYQYTIGGDVYQVGEFGTDGIDATQVTPGTDIPLTQSLILKMLKSNLTSVRQAGANNMFVQPTWNLMMKNIYQIPNAYQLEREDFKFNILYTDPSPLNYITPVAGSIVTPPVSPNIETRYNTPLLKVFNVDRLNYTNDPQYNGDGFFDFVPGLTVDVQNGRIIFTTVEPFGEHLFDKLSDPSTATSEDYENTVSYNANQAKYVYKKLYRDTQTAALQDSDKNKFQLKGKYKSSGGDGISIGAFNVPQGSVVVTTGGRVLIEGVDYTVNYQLGKVQILDPSLQNSNTPIEVSLENNSTFGQQTRRFAGFNIEHKFSDKFLIGATFLKMTEKPFTQKSNYGQESVNNTIYGFNMNYSTEVPFLTRLVNKLPNIDTDVPSNFSIRGEVAYLKPNTPKADKFEGEATVYVDDFEGSQTTIDMRSPNAWSLASTPIGFGVAEGNYGIEDGFRRGKLSWYTIDPTFYAGQRPSGISDSDISQNRTRRIYSQELFPNVDIAQGQTTVIPTLDLTYYPAERGPYNYNTAYAANPQNNWAGIMRAVNSTNFEQANVEYIQFWMMDPFYSTDLTADNPTDSGTLTFNLGKISEDILKDGQKMYENGLPEAGSNQATIPTIWGKVPASQSLIYAFDTNEGNRVAQDVGFDGLNDAEESAKFPAFAGDDPSQDNYEFYLSAQGNIIDRYKRYNGVEGNSPVNLNNNTRGSTTLPDTEDINRDNTMNTIDAYYKFNIAIRPNLTVADRYVTDIRETVASLPSGGTTATRWIQFKIPIQEVTPADAQGEISDFRSISFMRMFLTGFSDRITLRFGALDLVRGEWRRYVNSLDPNETDPVDALDNTGFDVLAVNIQENGESRLPIKYVVPPGVAREQLYNNNTLINQNEQSLALRVYSKDGNTSSTTDGLEPGDSRAVFKSVNVDMRQYKKLKMFLHAEALTEDVAAGNGLRSDQMVAFLRFGNDYTQNFYQIEVPLKVTAEGATVDTDIWPEDNNMDVQLSLLTKLKILAMSILPASIPTQDNGIYYLYDNDLDPSLPRKMRIGIKGNPNFGYVRNIMVGLKNNTLIETPVSAVRGEVWFNELRLADMDNKGGMAAVASMDTNLADFATISATGNMSTIGFGSLEQTPNERSREDTQQYSIVSNVNLGKLLPKKWGVNLPFNYAVGEQTITPEYDPFNQDIRLKDLIDITADQAEKDNLKNRAIDYTKTKSINFIGVRKERGPEQKQRVYDPENFTFSYSFNETEHHDYEVQNLLDQQVRTSVDYNYNFQSKPVEPFKKTAFMKKSSYWKLLSDFNFNYLPTNFSFSTNIIRQYNKQQFRQVEVQGIQIDPLYRRNYFFNYQYSFNYNLTKALKINYTASTSNIVRNYLDENNIPIDDFSIWDDYWNIGDPNQHIQQIIVNYELPINKIPVFSFVKSTYSYTADYNWQRSSDALSTIELEDGTTYRLGNTIQNGNIHRLNTTLNMDSFYKYIGLTKKPKKAITRAAAPPKPGQKITGAAPVANEGNVFMDGLIGVVTSVKNIQVNYSETNGTALPGFLPRVGFLGTTKPSLGFILGSQDDVRYEAAKNGWLTNYQEFNQNYTQVTNKLLNITAAVDLFPDFKIDLNADRTFSKNYSEQYDVMDGVYNSRSPYTYGNFSISTVLIKTSFSKSDEVSSAAFDDFRTNRLIIANRLATERYGTSNFPVYAPGDQPGDQNVGYPVGFGKNSQAVLLPSFLAAYTGSDASGISTDAMRSFPIPNWSVKYTGLMRYKFFKDKFKRFSLQHNYRASYTINSYRSNFEYDQNPGGRDNAGNGNFFNKMIISNINLVEQFNPLIRIDFEMKNAFKFLAEMKKDRALSMSFDNNLLTEVKGYEYVLGLGYRIKDVTMSSRLADNPMNTIKSDINIKADFSYRNNQTIVRYLDYDNNQLAGGQNIWSIKFTADYSFSKNLTAIFYYDHSFSKAVISTSFPITNIRSGFTLRYNFGN
- the ruvA gene encoding Holliday junction branch migration protein RuvA; amino-acid sequence: MIAHLQGRLIEKTPTDVVIDCNGVGYQINISLHTYSLLPDSESIKLYTHLQIKEDAHTLFGFMEKSEREIFKLLLSVSGIGANIARTMLSSIAPQQIIQAIAVADVATIQSIKGIGSKIAQRVILDLKDKVLKVYDLDEVSSFHNNTNRDEALSALEVLGFNKKLSEKFVEKFVKENPTATVETIIKQALKNL